A section of the Vibrio vulnificus CMCP6 genome encodes:
- a CDS encoding alanine/glycine:cation symporter family protein, with translation MNDLQSLLQTIDSFVWGPPLLILLVGTGVYFTFSLGLIQFKHLPTALAMVFSKDKSTQQQGDVSSFAALCTALSATIGTGNIVGVATAIKLGGPGALFWMWLAALFGMATKYAECLLAVKYRKVDDKGQMVGGPMYYLQYGVGSKALAIMFAIFALGVACFGIGTFPQVNAILDASEISLGVSREISASVLTLLVAFVTLGGIKSIASVAGKVVPAMALFYVLACLSVIIMNADQLLNAIELVLVSAFTSTAATGGFLGASIMLAIQSGIARGVFSNESGLGSAPMAAAAAKTDSCVKQGLISMTGTFFDTIVICTMTGLALILTGAWQSDFAGAAMTTHAFAVGLQADTLGPMLVSIGLMFFAFTTILGWNYYGERCVVFLLGTRAILPYKIIFLALVASGAFMQLDMIWILADIVNGLMAIPNLIGLIALRHVVIEETKLFFNPSSQSDDFDAVKA, from the coding sequence ATGAACGACCTTCAATCTTTACTACAAACTATCGATAGCTTTGTCTGGGGACCACCTTTGCTGATTCTTCTGGTCGGCACCGGAGTCTATTTCACATTTAGCCTAGGCTTAATTCAGTTTAAGCACCTACCGACTGCACTTGCGATGGTGTTTAGTAAAGACAAATCCACACAACAGCAAGGTGATGTTTCTAGCTTTGCCGCGTTGTGTACCGCCCTTTCTGCCACCATTGGTACAGGTAATATTGTTGGCGTGGCCACCGCGATTAAATTGGGTGGCCCTGGTGCTCTTTTTTGGATGTGGCTCGCCGCTTTGTTTGGTATGGCGACCAAATACGCGGAGTGCTTGCTGGCGGTTAAATATCGCAAAGTAGACGATAAAGGCCAAATGGTTGGTGGCCCGATGTACTACCTTCAATACGGTGTCGGCTCTAAAGCATTAGCAATCATGTTTGCTATTTTTGCGCTAGGCGTTGCTTGTTTTGGTATCGGTACTTTCCCACAAGTTAACGCGATTTTAGACGCGAGTGAGATTTCACTGGGCGTATCTCGAGAGATTTCTGCGTCGGTACTGACTCTGCTTGTCGCATTTGTCACATTAGGCGGCATTAAATCTATCGCAAGCGTCGCGGGCAAAGTGGTTCCAGCCATGGCACTCTTTTATGTGTTGGCGTGTTTGAGTGTCATCATCATGAACGCCGATCAATTGCTCAACGCGATTGAGTTGGTCTTGGTTTCGGCATTTACCTCCACGGCGGCCACGGGTGGCTTCTTGGGCGCGAGTATCATGTTGGCCATTCAATCGGGCATTGCTCGTGGTGTATTCTCAAACGAATCTGGTTTAGGAAGTGCGCCGATGGCAGCAGCCGCAGCCAAAACTGACTCTTGTGTGAAACAAGGTTTAATCTCAATGACAGGCACCTTCTTCGACACTATCGTTATTTGTACGATGACCGGTCTTGCTCTTATTTTGACGGGTGCTTGGCAAAGTGACTTTGCTGGTGCCGCGATGACAACACATGCCTTTGCTGTGGGTTTACAAGCAGATACCTTGGGACCAATGTTGGTGTCAATTGGCCTGATGTTCTTTGCATTTACCACCATTTTGGGCTGGAACTATTACGGTGAGCGTTGCGTCGTATTTCTACTTGGTACCAGAGCAATCCTGCCTTACAAGATCATCTTTCTCGCATTGGTGGCTTCAGGCGCGTTTATGCAATTGGATATGATTTGGATCTTGGCCGATATCGTCAATGGTCTTATGGCAATTCCTAACCTTATTGGTTTGATCGCGTTGCGCCATGTGGTGATTGAAGAAACGAAGCTGTTCTTCAATCCCTCTTCTCAGTCAGACGACTTTGACGCCGTTAAAGCCTAA